The Oncorhynchus mykiss isolate Arlee chromosome 20, USDA_OmykA_1.1, whole genome shotgun sequence genome includes a region encoding these proteins:
- the LOC110499286 gene encoding p53 apoptosis effector related to PMP-22 produces MFRCGIAYPRCRWIVPLLLLFAIIFDIIAIAANSGWVEDEGAKSHYASMWSHCRGRNDNWDCKSLMEFSWAQAVAALMIIGLIILIIAFIISCIALCCTLNISLLPVIGALLFITVVIQFIALIIYPVKFNDLIFEGHYDYTWAYGFGWGATILTIGCGILFCCLPRYEDELTGLAKTKYIYTSA; encoded by the exons ATGTTTCGCTGTGGAATTGCGTATCCAAGATGCAGGTGGATCGTACCACTTCTTTTGCTTTTTGCGATTATATTTGATATTATTGCCATTGCTGCTAACTCGGGATGGGTTGAGGACGAGGGCGCAAAGTCCCACTACGCAAGTATGTGGAGCCATTGTCGAGGGCGGAATGACAACTGGGACTGCAAATCTCTCATGGAATTCT CTTGGGCCCAGGCTGTGGCAGCTCTTATGATCATCGgcctcatcatcctcatcatcgcTTTCATCATCTCCTGTATCGCCCTCTGCTGCACCCTCAACATCAGCCTGCTGCCCGTCATTGGGGCCTTGCTCTTCATCACTG TGGTCATTCAGTTCATCGCCCTCATCATATACCCAGTCAAGTTCAATGACCTGATCTTCGAGGGCCACTATGACTACACCTGGGCCTATGGCTTCGGCTGGGGGGCCACCATCCTCACCATCGGCTGTGGGATCCTCTTCTGCTGCCTGCCTCGCTACGAGGACGAGCTCACAGGCCTCGCCAAGACCAAATACATCTATACATCAGCTTAG